In Emys orbicularis isolate rEmyOrb1 chromosome 1 unlocalized genomic scaffold, rEmyOrb1.hap1 SUPER_1_unloc_2, whole genome shotgun sequence, the sequence ctgctactctgaaatgctGATCCCAGTACAGGCCCccgggggataccactatttacttctctccattctgaaaatggactaTTTAGTCAAACCTTTGGTTTCCTATCCTTTAACTGGATTGCCtggcaatgctttcaggatcacctaataatcaatttaatttaatgacaagccttttgttatcttaatcaccctgccgcTGTTTATAaacaagctccctgcccccagggcagaagctgggagcagcacagaacttctcacattccacactcaagctcTATCTGGGATTAGGGTGTGCACTGTGAACAGACCTCTGGTATAAaacagaggagggagggaaaggaaccaCTATGGGTTGGGGTCATTTGTTAAGtgggcccggccccctgcccctcctcttccccacgtGACTCCGCCATCAGTCAAGACCAGAAGGGGAAGCCAGTTCAGGCTAAGAgcagcatgggggcagggagggtcccCACCACCaccgatttgctgcttggcttataCAGAGCATGCTCACAaggactaaacatgctcagtaaCGCTGCTGAAGCCGCTGTCCTCACTCTTCCCGCCCACTGTCGGCAGGCACGGGTTGCCTATGTGTGGACCCTTcacctgccctggggggggggggcgctgggagctGGGGACATGGGTCTGGGGCTACTTTGGGGCCCCTCCACCCCGGCAGATGGAGgagcctgggctccccagcctggATCCAGCTTCTGCATGGCCAGGGAGACGGTGCCTTGGCAGTAGAGGAGGGGCCGGACCCACACTATTAGGAAGAATCCGTCGCCCCTGGTCTACAGTTAACATTGCATTAACCATCTGATGTGGTGGCCACTTTTCTTTCCCTTACGAAAACCTGGGTCGCTGTCCTGCAAAGACTCACGCAGACAAGGACCCCGCCTCCTTCCGCGACACTCCCTACGTGCAGTTGCTGCCACTGGTGGCCTCATTAGAGAAACACTGGAGTAAATGAACTTTACAAATCCTTGTTAAGGCTTCTGATGTCATACCAATAGTCAGTGGATGATTCCCAGGCTCCGAATTTGGGACTGTTTGATTTTCATTCAATAAAGCTTTGAAtttccctttctttagtaaaCATTCTTTTACAAAGCTCAAGAGTCAGATACTGAGCCAGTGGATGTCAATAGAGTTCCCTAGACTTCAATGGCATTCTGTGCCTTACAACTGAGGGAAGGCATTTAATGCTGCTCGGGTTAGAAGAAATCCTGGTGGGGGTgtattttccactttaaaaatcatTCTAATTCTGTCTGAAAAGCATTGTGTGGGAGACGGGTCTTGCAGAATGCTCTAGGTTGGTCAGACTTCCAATGAATCCAGTCTCATCCCACAGCTCTCTGATGGTTGAAGAAGGTATCCTTAACTGTCAGCGTTgtgcttcttccttttcttcattAGCTGAAGTCTCTCACAAGACGCAGTTCTCTTGGCTGCTCGTGGGTGGAGATGCAGTACCTGATGTTTCCCATTGGTTTTCCTATATGTTGGCTTTGAGCACGGGTGGCGGGTTGGATAGGCAGGGGGAGGTgttgcctccccaaacagacaAAGGTGACCGCGCCCCCTTCCGCGACACTCCCTACGTACAGTTGCTTCTCCAGTCCTCCCAGCTCCAAGTCCATCCCCCTACTGCTCTGGGGCTCGGGCCGCTCCCCACCCACCTTCCTGCActccggggctggggaggctggggccgcTCGCCATCCACCCTTCCGCGCTCTGAGGCTGGGGCCGCTCGCCGCCCAGCATCCTGCGCTCCGTGGCTGGGACCGTGTGCTACCCACTTTTccctccccaggctggggaggCTGAGGCTGCGGACCTCCGCCCTCCCGGCACTCCTTTGGGTCTGGGGGGCTAGCCGTGGAACTGGGTTGGTGGCCGCAGTAGTGGGGGGCAGCTCTcggcttggggggtggggtgggaattggCTCCCGCAGGGCCTAGGGCGGAAGTGGAGGACCCttggcagaaggggcggggcagagggtaGCCTCTCCCAGTCGGAGGTTCACGCATCACCCATGGCTCTGAGCACCAGGAGGTGCCGAGTATGGATAGAGAGAGGAACTCCCAATAGAGGGATGTACTCCCAATAAGGTTTCTCTAACCCGGGCTAGCTGAAGTGCATTCCTTCAATTGGAAGTTGATGAAACTGTTCCCTTTACACTGGTTCAGTATCTACCCTTACACTTCAAAATATACATAATAGGGAGATGAAAGGTATATGGAACGAAAATCAAAGAGCCCCAATTTCAAAGGCTAGGAATCACAAACTGAGCACTGGAATGACATCTgtgaccttgacatgcatttttaaagtaaatctaaTCTTCCGTGTTGGAACACCTAATCCCACTAATAAGTTATTACTACTTTAGTAATTCATCTCTTGGGCTGCATAACACTTGATgagtgtttgtgaagtgctttgaaatgcttAGATCGGAGGAAGCCTCAGACAATCCACCCTGAAAGTTACAATTATACCTGTTTGCCACAGAGGTAAATTGAGGCACATTCAGGGGAAGGTCAGACAGGGATCTgttggcagagtcagaaatataCCCCAACTTCATATTTACAAGGCTACTGAACCCTTGGAATATTGACAGACTTGTAATTCCTTTGGAGAAGTATTATCCTCAAGTATAAAAAAGCCACAGTGCAAGTGGATCACAATATTAGCCAGGTTTTTATTCTTGATGCTAAGATCCAAGGATGCAAAAATTTTTTAACCAGACATGTTACTTACCTTGTCTTGTAACACAGTGTAACAGGGATCAACCTAGAGCTCAGCCTGTGGTAGGATGCGTCAGAAGTATTGGGTTATATTTCTGCTTCTGCAACTGACCCCCATATGATCTTCACCTCAACATGCCTCTATTTTTGGGGCCTATGAAACGTAAAGAGTAAGGATGTTAAGGCTGGAAGTTCTTCAGTGTCCTCAGAACTCAAgatttcaaaaaaagaaaaaggaaaaagaagtaGAGAAGCAAGACTACATTTCCACGGTTTCATGAAGGGCCATATCCTATCCCCAGCTCCAATGTGGTGTATTTCTCACAGAGTTCTCTTACTTCTTTATAGCAGTTGTAGAGTTTGCCACTATTTTTAATTACTTGTCTGACCCTGGTCAGTCTCAACTAAAACTAAACACAATAAAAGCAGAGGTTCAAAGAGCTTCTCCGTTATGCAGCTTGTTAGAAAGATAAAAGCAGAAAGAAACAGTCCATATTCATGGATAGGCGATCACTTAGCCTAATTCTCATTGACACTAAATCCTTTAGACAGTGCTCTAGTATGAGAAAGAGGCATTCAAGTCAGGGTAGATGTAGGTAACGTTCACGTTATGGCTCCTGCTTCATTTGCACTTTAGAGCGTGGTGTAAAATCCATTGTGTAgttgagaatcagacccactgagTTTATAATAGAGGAAGCCCATAGCTAGGAAGGCATTCGAGGATACCCATATAGGGTAACATGGGAAACATTGGGAATGTTTGCAGAGGTGGTGATGAAATGCAGCTCTCTCATTATTTCACACTGAGTTCGGTGTAGTCAACACTTCTCAAAGCCAGGCCTGTGCGATCAGACGtgaatctgtatcttgctgttcatttcctgctGTTCCCATGCATATCCCTGCTCGATTTAGCATGGCCCACAGGTTCCATTAAGGTACCGCTGACCCCATCAGAATCCCCCCTAACCCTATTTTCTCCCACAACCATATGGCCCCTTTAACCACAGAGGCCCTCCTGCCcatatgcaattttttaaaaaggacaaagaAACAAAGAGAACCAAAATACAGATATTATGATGCAGCAGAGTTTTTAATGCAAATGAAATTGGCAGTACACAGTTACAGGAAGAAATTCTACAGGGCGGAAAAAATGTATTTCCAGTGTTTCAAGAAGGGCTCCGACCGATCACCTGCGTCAATGGGATGTATTTCACACAAGATGTTCTTTGTGCTTTGTTGCAGCTCCAGAGGTTGACAAACAAGTCCCCTTTTGAAACCATtttaagttcttttttttttaaccccagtcGGGTGTGAAATGAGACAAAGGAATATAGAAGCAGAGACTACGTAACTTCTCCATTAGACATGTGAAGTAGCAAAAGTTAAAGTGAGTTGCTGAAGGTACGTATTGATAGAAAGGATAGCACATGTAGGGCCTAATTCTCCTTGAGAGGGACTTAGAGTGATAATGAACGTAAATGATGCCTATCTTAAGGCCTCTGTTTCCTTCACACTGCAGGGTCAGTGTAAACAGCCTGTGTGTAATTCAGAATGAGTCcacaagagaaaaagagaatcaGCACTTGGTTGGGAAAGCATTGGCAGAAAGAGTCATAAAGCGTAACAttagaaatgcagcatggctatcagcccaaggtgctgagcacacacaacATCCGCCGAGTTCAACTGGagccatgtttgcacagcacttctgaaagccatgcccaaatgattaggggtgaatctgtatcttgctgttcatttcctggttcttccTTCTTCCATGAATATTCCTGATGGGTTTAACATGGCCCACTGCTTCCACTCAGGTACCTATGGCAAGATACCCCGGAACCActtaatcccccataaccataaaGGCCCGGGTAACCGCAGTGTCCCCCATATCcccataatcccccataaccataaaGGCCTGGGTAACCGCagtgtcccccatttccccataatcccccataaccataaaGGCCTGGGTAACCACAGTATCCCCCATTGCCcaataatcccccataaccataacGGCCACCGTAACCACCTAATCTCCCTAAACCATACAATCCTCCGTAATGGCCTCCATAGCCGTACAATCCCCCCAAACCATAGGAGCCTCCGAAACCGGCTCCGACCACAGGTGCTCCTACAGCTGCCACATCGCTCTGTTGAGGGAAATTGCTGAGAATTGGTCCGGGGAGGGTCACGACAACCggtgagggtctgatcaccacttcggagtcagggcactgcctaacgcacggcTCGTTGGAGCTGCCAGTGACTGGACTGGGTCGGGCCACCccgcattctggatagcacaggctggagaaagtcatctttctgggttggaggtaaacctgaaacacacaacagggactACAGATAAGAGAAGGTACAAGGACCAGTGGAAGAAAGGCTTCAAAGCTCGGTTACAATTGTATTGAGGTCTGCATGGGGCTCGAGAGAGGGAGAAGAAGTGGACTTAGTCTTTTTTTGTGTGGTCATGCAGTTGTTACTATTTTCTCTTTCTACACTTCTTCTCCGCTCGCAGTAAACTTTCCTCCCAATGACCCCTTTGATCCCCtttcaaaagaaacctgatgaggttcaacaaggacaagtgcagagtcctgcacttaggacagaagaatcccattcactgttacagactagggaccgagtggttaggcagcagttctgcagaaaaggaggttTCTgtgacgagaagctggatatgagtcaacagtgtgctcttgttgccaaaaaggctaacggcattttgggctgtataagtaggggcattgccagcagatcgagggatgtgatcgttcccctctattggacattggtgaggcctcacctggagtactgtgtccagttttgggccccacactacaagaaggatgtggaaaaattggaaagagtccagcgcagggcaacaaaaatgattagtgagctggagcacatgagttatgaggagaggctgagggaactgggattgtttagtctgcagaagagaagaatgaggggcaatttgatagctgctttcaactacctgaaagggggtttcaaagaggaaggatctagactgttctcagtggtagcagaagacagaacaaggagtaatggtctcaagttgcagtgggggaggtctaggttggatattaggaaaaactttttcactaggagggtggtgaagcactggaatgtgttacctagggaggtggtggaatctccttccttagaggtttttaaggtcagacttgacaaagccctggctgggatgatttagttgggattaggtcctgctttgagcagggggttggactagatgacctcctgaggtcccttccaaccctgatattctactattctatgattctatgaaaacaccGACTAGAATAAGTGTAACTATTTCCATGATGGACACCTGGGATTCTGGGACCATTTTAGACATTTCTCAAAGAGAATATGGCTGGGATCATGGTAATCACTTCCTTTCGTTTGAGGATTTAACCTCTTCATGCAAACCAGTTGAGTCTGCTACCACACTGTGACTCTTTGGTTTTCCAAACCTTGGGAGTCACCAAAACTTGCTGATGAATAAACAGAAACTTTGCTTTTCTCCTAACAAATCACTAAAGACAAACTCCTCAGCTGGGAAAAAATGGGTTCaggtccactgacttccatggagcgacATGAAATGACACCATCTGAGGAGAAGCACCTTCAATGGGTATTTCTGCTCAggagaacataggaattgcttgACTGGAGCACAGCGCTTCTCAGCTTCATCCATTCTCGTGTCTCCAATAGTGAGGAGTAACAGCTGCTTTAGAATAAAATAGATGAGCACTGAATTGGCCTTTTGTGGACTAAtctgggaaagtttcttcctaatccagATAAGTGAAAAGTTGCTAAGAGACTTTTTAAAGTTTAAACGCTCTAATTCTTACTCTAGTTAATGGGAAATACGTTTCACAATTGCAGATGTTGTtcttaaaatccctcctttagctTCAAATCATAAATCCACAAGCTCCTGTAACTGAATAACGACACACTatagatacaaataaataaataaaataaaaataattttataattattaaataatatatattatagatattatatatatataataaatataattaataaataagtaaaaatcaCAGCGAGTACATGCAAGATTCCACCTGAAATGAAAAGAGGCCCGACTTTGAAATCTCTGGGGTTAGAAAGAGAGGGAGTTGAATTGGACTTACCGAGTTCACTAAGGAGATGAAGTCCGGAGAAGTGTTTAGAAGAGTGCTGAGTCGAGAGCACTTTTATATAGTTCCTAGGACAGCCTGGAGGATCTGCGAGGCTGTTTGTGGAGGAGGTCCTAATTAGTtaccaaacaaacttgattgccttGCTAAATCCTTCTTTGGATGGAGCTGTTTTCCTCACTGTTGGTGATTATTGGGCTAATCTCAGCCTCAGAGGGCGTGACATGCACGTTGCACTCTTCAGGTGTCTTTCATCTTTAAATTGTACAGGCcaactgcatttcttttgtcattttgcTGATTTTATAAGTTCTGcaatgagaatgaatgtcaagGTGATCCTGAGCAGTATGAGTAGCACAAGTGGGTGTCATTTAAGGAATCCAGATTCGTCCTTTCAATTCATGCTGGTCGTGATTAGGGGCATgaggcaaaacaaaacacaaacctccatctcctcccctcgTGCAAATCTGCGGtgttccactgacctcaatggagctATATTAACTTAGACCAGCCGAGGATCTGCACCTAGAATTACTTCTTCCTATGAGAAGGTAGCAGTTGCCATGCTGCAGGAGACGAGTGGCCCATCTAATGCCGTATCCTGTCTCAATGAGTGTGAGTCACCAGCTGCTTCACAGGAAACCAGAACAACAATAATTTAGTCCTTTATAGGGGAAACTTGGGGAGTTTCTTCATAAATCCTAAATTAAAAATTgggggtgagatttttcagagctccCTACGGGATATGAATGCTCAAGTTCCAACTAAAATTAATAGGCTCTAATGTCCCTAATGCATGTCTTGCTCTGAAAATCCAGGGATTAACTTCTAAACAATGAAGAAACCAAGGCCTGGACCTCGATacgagaaaaaaattgaaaaaaccaCCAAACCCTTTCCACTCTTGAGAATCACAGAGTGTCTGTGCAATATTCAGTCCTAGATTAGTGCAGTTCAGCAGCAGTGATGAGCCTGGGGTGATAATCACTATGAGTGGTTTATTGCTGACTCTGCCACTTGCTCCCTGTGTAACCTTCACCTCAAGGTGCTTGTTCACCTCCACATAAACCAGATCTCATAG encodes:
- the LOC135894761 gene encoding claw keratin-like codes for the protein MTFSSLCYPECGVARPSPVTGSSNEPCVRQCPDSEVVIRPSPVVVTLPGPILSNFPQQSDVAAVGAPVVGAGFGGSYGLGGLYGYGGHYGGLYGLGRLGGYGGRYGYGGLLGNGGYCGYPGLYGYGGLWGNGGHCGYPGLYGYGGLWGYGGHCGYPGLYGYGGLSGSGVSCHRYLSGSSGPC